The Sphingobium sp. JS3065 genome includes a region encoding these proteins:
- a CDS encoding HK97-gp10 family putative phage morphogenesis protein → MGQTFKLTGMKELEQALAQIGDVPKRRRVGLKALRAGGEAVAQAARAMVPVDHGDLRESIGVSTSLARSQRGDQGAVAPLEIHVGPGQHPQAIAMEFGTAPHWIKAKAGGVLAAGTSIFGYQVAHPGTAPQPFMRPAWEAERMTALDLIGATLGIEIAKAAARAPKGQ, encoded by the coding sequence ATGGGGCAGACGTTCAAGCTGACCGGCATGAAGGAGCTTGAGCAAGCACTTGCCCAGATCGGGGATGTGCCCAAGCGTCGCCGCGTCGGCCTCAAGGCCCTGCGGGCTGGCGGCGAGGCTGTTGCGCAAGCGGCGCGCGCGATGGTTCCGGTGGATCATGGCGACCTGCGCGAAAGCATCGGTGTCAGCACATCGCTCGCCCGTTCCCAGCGCGGAGACCAGGGCGCTGTCGCGCCACTGGAAATACATGTCGGCCCTGGTCAGCATCCGCAAGCGATCGCCATGGAGTTTGGCACGGCCCCGCACTGGATCAAGGCGAAGGCGGGCGGTGTTCTGGCTGCGGGCACGTCTATCTTCGGATATCAGGTTGCCCACCCCGGAACGGCTCCCCAGCCATTCATGCGGCCAGCGTGGGAAGCCGAGCGCATGACCGCGCTCGACCTGATCGGCGCAACGCTCGGGATTGAGATCGCCAAGGCAGCCGCGAGGGCTCCGAAAGGGCAATAA
- the gp17 gene encoding tail completion protein gp17: MEADLIARLLADSGLMSLVGNRVNPLSRVDGEDLPAITLMKVSSGRSYTFDGPDDSAGGLFQFDIWARTVAAAKAIMAALLNALEKPAAVGGTQFGMSFLQSERDSLEEVPGEGTIYRTSADFLIWSHPL; the protein is encoded by the coding sequence ATGGAAGCTGATCTTATCGCTCGCCTGCTGGCTGACAGCGGGCTGATGTCGCTCGTCGGTAACAGGGTAAACCCGCTGTCCCGGGTGGATGGAGAGGACCTGCCAGCCATCACATTGATGAAGGTGAGCTCAGGGCGCTCCTACACGTTCGACGGCCCGGACGATTCTGCGGGCGGGCTGTTCCAGTTCGATATCTGGGCGAGGACTGTGGCCGCCGCAAAGGCCATAATGGCTGCACTGCTCAACGCATTAGAAAAACCTGCCGCAGTCGGCGGGACACAGTTCGGCATGTCCTTTCTCCAGTCGGAGCGGGACAGCCTCGAAGAAGTGCCCGGGGAAGGCACGATTTACCGCACCAGCGCGGATTTCCTCATCTGGAGCCACCCTCTCTGA
- a CDS encoding phage tail tube protein: protein MANVKIGYGAGLWIADDTDELTEIAEVISIALPNPQQNDVVATHFKSPGRSNEYVAGLIDQGEVSFGINYIAGSASDMLINDALEAGEPRDVVVAIPAGASFQYFEFSAIIKGYEKEIPIDDRQTATITMRVNGAVTQSSTNPVTP, encoded by the coding sequence ATGGCTAACGTAAAGATCGGCTATGGTGCCGGGCTTTGGATCGCGGATGATACCGACGAGCTCACCGAAATCGCGGAGGTGATCTCGATCGCCCTGCCGAACCCGCAGCAGAATGATGTCGTCGCAACACACTTCAAGTCGCCGGGCCGCTCGAATGAATATGTCGCTGGCCTCATCGACCAGGGCGAAGTCTCGTTCGGGATCAACTATATCGCTGGCAGCGCTAGCGATATGCTGATCAATGACGCGCTGGAAGCTGGCGAACCCCGCGATGTCGTGGTTGCCATTCCTGCGGGCGCTTCGTTCCAGTATTTCGAGTTCTCGGCCATCATCAAAGGCTACGAGAAGGAAATCCCGATCGATGACCGCCAGACCGCGACCATCACCATGCGGGTGAACGGCGCCGTCACGCAGTCTAGCACCAATCCGGTGACCCCATAA
- a CDS encoding tape measure protein: MRHATAILWRTPIAKSVVGALRVTLGLDSAQFESGIKRSQKSVQTVSRSMGIVAKDVQGVERQIRQSATNINQSMKGLAASLATYFTGQELMKLADGFTRVQNSLKVAGLEGKNLAAVQSQLLDLSSRYGVGLESLASLFGNATQAGQELGAGQQQIVQLTEATSQALLITGTNATQASGAILGLTQALAAGTVRAEEFNQINEGGLRPLLQAAANSEKFGGSVAKLRAAVLDGKVSSQEFFAAILAGASGLEGQASRATLTLSGALEALNSRLMVYFGEADKANGVSAAFASALSKLGDNLDTIIPALAVVGTAIGARYVASVGLATAATVSKVAADVRATQSAAALAAAQARLGPLFTTSSVAANAASASVTRLSVAMGVAGRGATALMASLGPMALTITAIAMGFEVFSAVSSEGEDRLLANADAATELGVALDASSTQAANAAREQKGLGSAAAGAEPEMWGFKKSVDGLTESLWEQAKAARAARLELAKQRLAETRQRQNDALNATPDGRRLLGQEMSDAFKRGDVVRGVGKLWGGMVSGASNFFSGGRTGREGHRDFQDASRIAGVLESEIDRMENTPIGRGDLPEATAGGGGGISKPDKAAERAAEAARKRAQREAERAAEALRRFTDDLARENADLISTTAELTGTIEAQRDADINQIETERMIRERAVRADEDIDAAKKQQLVELNNQNAESRKQLARQQADEAIRDRTIRAEQMRNDLAIELMQLSADAARTARERRAVELRILEAQFNEEESRLRLEALSTDLEKATAARLRLEQLPAMREAATARAERSTQGPLEAYLDRLPKSAEDAREALERVQVDGIDGIVNGLADAATGARSLGDVFKQVTNQIIADLIRIQLQKAIVGGLSNVFGGILGGGGSATGGAGPVINTGAISRAMSGLPKFNTGGSFRVGGAPGIDKNVIAFKASRGEMVDIRRPGQDQGGGGVAHIVPSPYFDVIVDERSAAVAAPMAVAGSVQARSAAGQDMARASRRRIPGR; this comes from the coding sequence GTGCGTCACGCGACGGCGATACTTTGGAGAACTCCCATCGCTAAGTCGGTCGTAGGCGCACTGCGCGTCACATTGGGGCTGGACTCCGCTCAATTTGAAAGCGGGATCAAGCGCTCCCAGAAATCGGTCCAGACGGTGTCCCGCAGCATGGGCATCGTCGCGAAGGACGTGCAGGGTGTGGAGCGCCAGATCCGGCAATCCGCCACCAATATCAATCAGTCGATGAAGGGGCTGGCGGCATCGCTCGCCACCTACTTCACCGGCCAGGAATTGATGAAGCTCGCGGATGGCTTCACTCGCGTGCAGAACTCGCTGAAGGTCGCGGGGCTGGAAGGCAAGAACCTCGCCGCCGTGCAGTCGCAGTTGCTCGACCTATCGTCGCGCTATGGCGTCGGGCTGGAATCCCTCGCTTCATTGTTCGGCAACGCTACGCAGGCGGGGCAGGAACTCGGGGCGGGTCAGCAGCAGATCGTGCAGCTGACAGAGGCCACCAGTCAGGCGCTGCTCATCACAGGCACGAACGCGACGCAGGCATCTGGGGCCATCCTCGGGCTGACGCAGGCGCTTGCGGCTGGAACCGTCCGGGCAGAAGAATTTAACCAGATCAATGAGGGCGGCCTTCGCCCCCTGCTACAGGCTGCTGCGAACTCCGAGAAGTTCGGCGGGTCCGTGGCGAAGCTGCGCGCCGCCGTCCTGGACGGCAAGGTCAGCAGTCAGGAGTTTTTCGCCGCCATCCTTGCTGGAGCGAGCGGGCTAGAGGGTCAGGCATCGCGCGCCACGCTGACGCTGTCCGGCGCCCTCGAAGCATTGAACAGTCGGCTGATGGTTTACTTCGGCGAGGCCGACAAGGCGAACGGCGTTTCGGCGGCCTTCGCATCAGCGCTCAGCAAGCTGGGGGACAATCTCGACACGATCATCCCTGCGCTGGCCGTGGTCGGAACGGCGATCGGCGCGCGCTATGTGGCGTCGGTTGGCCTCGCTACCGCCGCTACAGTCAGCAAGGTGGCGGCCGATGTGCGGGCCACGCAGTCCGCCGCCGCCCTCGCCGCCGCACAGGCCCGCCTGGGGCCTTTGTTCACCACCAGTTCTGTCGCTGCCAATGCGGCCTCCGCGTCTGTGACTAGGCTAAGCGTCGCCATGGGTGTCGCGGGCAGAGGAGCGACCGCGCTGATGGCATCGCTCGGCCCCATGGCCTTGACCATCACCGCCATCGCTATGGGCTTCGAAGTGTTCAGCGCCGTCAGCAGTGAAGGCGAAGATCGCTTGCTGGCGAATGCGGACGCGGCAACCGAACTGGGCGTTGCCCTGGACGCATCCTCTACTCAGGCCGCCAATGCCGCGCGCGAGCAGAAGGGCCTTGGGTCGGCGGCGGCTGGCGCTGAACCGGAGATGTGGGGCTTCAAGAAGAGCGTCGACGGCCTCACGGAAAGTCTTTGGGAACAGGCGAAGGCCGCACGCGCCGCCCGGCTGGAGCTTGCGAAGCAGAGGTTGGCCGAAACCAGACAGCGTCAGAATGACGCGCTGAACGCGACGCCCGATGGCCGCCGCTTACTCGGCCAAGAAATGAGCGACGCCTTCAAGCGGGGCGATGTCGTTCGCGGTGTCGGTAAGCTCTGGGGCGGAATGGTTTCAGGAGCCTCTAACTTCTTCTCGGGCGGTCGCACCGGGAGGGAGGGCCATCGCGACTTCCAGGACGCCAGCCGCATCGCTGGTGTGCTCGAAAGCGAGATTGACCGGATGGAAAACACTCCCATCGGGCGCGGCGATCTACCCGAGGCGACCGCTGGCGGCGGCGGCGGGATCAGCAAGCCGGACAAGGCGGCCGAGCGAGCAGCGGAGGCAGCGCGCAAACGTGCCCAGCGTGAAGCGGAGCGTGCCGCTGAGGCCCTGCGCCGGTTCACCGATGATCTTGCCCGCGAAAACGCGGACCTGATTTCGACCACTGCCGAATTGACTGGCACGATCGAGGCGCAGCGGGACGCCGACATCAACCAGATCGAAACCGAGCGCATGATCCGCGAGCGCGCCGTCCGCGCAGATGAAGACATCGATGCCGCCAAAAAGCAGCAGCTGGTCGAGCTCAACAATCAGAATGCAGAATCCCGCAAGCAGCTGGCCCGGCAGCAGGCGGACGAGGCAATCCGCGACCGGACCATCCGCGCTGAGCAGATGCGGAATGACCTTGCCATTGAACTGATGCAGCTGTCGGCCGACGCCGCTCGCACGGCTCGGGAGCGACGCGCCGTGGAGCTTCGGATCCTCGAAGCGCAATTCAACGAGGAAGAGAGCCGGCTGCGGCTGGAGGCCTTGTCGACGGATCTGGAGAAAGCGACGGCTGCCCGGTTGCGGCTGGAACAGTTGCCAGCGATGCGGGAAGCAGCGACCGCGCGGGCTGAACGCAGCACGCAGGGGCCGCTCGAAGCCTATCTGGATCGGCTGCCCAAGAGCGCTGAAGACGCCCGCGAAGCGCTAGAGCGTGTGCAGGTGGATGGCATTGACGGCATTGTGAACGGCCTTGCTGATGCGGCGACCGGGGCGCGTTCCCTGGGCGATGTGTTCAAGCAAGTGACGAACCAGATCATCGCCGATCTGATCCGCATCCAGCTTCAGAAGGCGATCGTCGGCGGCCTTTCGAATGTCTTTGGAGGGATCTTGGGCGGCGGAGGCAGCGCGACGGGGGGCGCAGGCCCCGTGATCAACACCGGCGCAATCTCCCGCGCTATGTCAGGGCTACCAAAGTTCAACACTGGCGGCAGCTTCCGCGTCGGGGGCGCGCCAGGCATCGACAAGAACGTGATCGCATTCAAGGCGTCTCGTGGAGAAATGGTGGATATTCGCCGGCCGGGGCAGGATCAGGGAGGCGGCGGCGTAGCCCATATCGTTCCGTCGCCCTACTTCGATGTGATCGTTGATGAGCGATCCGCCGCGGTCGCCGCTCCCATGGCCGTCGCTGGTTCGGTGCAGGCCCGCAGCGCGGCGGGACAAGACATGGCGCGGGCGAGCCGCCGCCGCATTCCAGGGAGGTGA
- a CDS encoding ImmA/IrrE family metallo-endopeptidase — protein MSGQNFIVPPRNWNAIEKSAQDWRAAFKLEDVAHTPITDMLEKVLDLRLGVFNLVIEESSVMGSAEGYTDPNGEFIMLREDVYRGACAGDRRDRFTAAHEFGHWAMHTNVPLARATSDRKIEPYRLSEPQANHFASALLMPAQFFSAWDTPQTVMDRHGVSYQAACHRLDYLNRKGMIKK, from the coding sequence ATGAGTGGGCAAAACTTCATAGTTCCGCCTAGGAATTGGAATGCTATAGAAAAATCCGCGCAGGACTGGCGAGCAGCATTCAAACTGGAGGATGTTGCCCATACTCCCATAACTGACATGCTGGAGAAGGTTCTCGATCTTAGATTGGGTGTTTTCAATCTGGTTATTGAAGAAAGCAGCGTGATGGGTTCGGCTGAAGGATATACCGATCCTAACGGCGAGTTCATCATGCTGCGGGAGGACGTTTATAGGGGCGCTTGTGCTGGCGACCGTCGGGATCGCTTCACTGCCGCGCATGAGTTCGGCCACTGGGCCATGCACACAAATGTACCACTGGCCCGAGCCACCTCAGACCGAAAAATAGAGCCGTATAGGTTGAGCGAGCCGCAAGCGAACCACTTCGCCAGCGCGCTTCTTATGCCGGCCCAGTTCTTCAGCGCCTGGGACACTCCGCAGACGGTCATGGACCGTCATGGCGTGAGCTATCAGGCTGCTTGCCACAGATTAGATTATCTTAATCGAAAGGGGATGATCAAAAAATAA
- a CDS encoding tyrosine-type recombinase/integrase, translating into MLTDAQVRKALPREKDYKLADEKGLYLFVTTKGFKSWRYKYRHAGKEHRLTFGAYPEVSLAQARDKRDAARRQLREHQNPAMELRKAKLASIERAGLTFEKLARAWHENEKGRWAEVHAYDVLNSLQRDVFPEIGSMPIQEIDAPTVLATLRKIERRGSIETARRIRQRMSAVFVYAISEGIGDSDPAAIVTKALKPLPKKGKQPALTNIEECRQLIMDSEASGATPVVKLASRLLALTSVRPGVVRGIGWDEFEDLEGDEPIWRIPAARMKLALHKKDEEAFEHIVPLSRQAVDVIVQTRRLTGRCPLVFPSIRHSHQPMSENAIGYLYNRVGYHGRHVPHGWRAAFSTIMNELHDRAWRAAGHQDASPDRAIIDLMLSHVPQNKVESAYNRAAYMPRRREIAQEWADLLMDGVMSAKNLLKD; encoded by the coding sequence ATGCTTACCGACGCTCAGGTCCGCAAAGCGCTGCCGCGCGAGAAGGACTATAAGCTGGCCGACGAAAAGGGGCTCTACCTGTTCGTCACGACCAAGGGATTTAAGAGCTGGCGCTATAAATATCGCCATGCTGGCAAGGAGCACCGACTGACATTCGGGGCCTATCCAGAGGTCTCCTTGGCTCAGGCGCGTGACAAGCGCGACGCTGCCAGGCGGCAGCTGCGCGAGCACCAGAACCCAGCCATGGAATTGCGCAAGGCGAAACTCGCCAGCATCGAGCGCGCTGGCCTTACCTTCGAAAAGCTGGCCCGCGCATGGCATGAGAATGAGAAAGGCCGCTGGGCCGAGGTTCATGCCTATGACGTCCTCAACAGCCTTCAGCGCGACGTCTTTCCTGAGATCGGCAGCATGCCCATTCAGGAGATCGATGCCCCCACTGTGCTGGCGACCCTCCGCAAGATCGAACGACGCGGCTCTATCGAAACTGCCCGGCGCATCCGGCAGCGCATGTCCGCAGTCTTCGTCTATGCCATCTCGGAAGGCATCGGGGACAGTGATCCAGCCGCGATCGTCACCAAGGCGCTCAAGCCGCTTCCCAAGAAGGGCAAGCAGCCTGCCCTCACCAACATTGAAGAATGCCGCCAGCTGATCATGGACAGCGAGGCGTCGGGCGCTACGCCGGTCGTGAAGCTGGCTTCACGCCTGCTCGCCCTCACATCGGTGCGGCCCGGCGTCGTGCGGGGCATCGGCTGGGATGAATTTGAGGATCTGGAGGGGGATGAGCCGATCTGGCGCATCCCAGCCGCTCGCATGAAGCTGGCGCTGCACAAGAAGGACGAGGAAGCGTTTGAGCACATCGTGCCCCTCTCTCGCCAGGCGGTGGACGTCATTGTTCAGACGCGGCGGCTGACCGGGCGCTGCCCTCTAGTCTTCCCCTCGATTCGGCACAGCCACCAGCCGATGAGTGAGAACGCGATTGGCTATCTTTATAACCGGGTCGGTTATCATGGCCGTCATGTCCCCCACGGCTGGCGCGCGGCGTTCAGCACCATCATGAACGAACTGCATGACCGCGCGTGGCGAGCGGCTGGGCATCAGGATGCCTCACCCGATCGTGCCATCATCGACTTGATGCTGTCGCACGTCCCGCAGAACAAGGTGGAGAGCGCCTATAACCGCGCCGCTTATATGCCCCGGCGCCGCGAAATCGCGCAGGAGTGGGCCGACCTGCTCATGGATGGCGTGATGAGTGCGAAGAACCTGCTGAAGGACTAG
- the ald gene encoding alanine dehydrogenase: MIVGTVREVKNHEYRVGLTPESVHELTAHGHRVLVESGAGEGIGAHDGLYARAGAEIVDDPAAIFAAAEMIVKVKEPQPEERALLRPGQILYTYLHLAPDPDQARDLMASGAIGIAYETVTDAHGGLPLLKPMSQVAGRMAIQAGATALEKAHGGRGVLLGGVPGVLPAKVAVIGGGVVGFNAAQMAAGLGADVTILDRSPEALERLGIHFEARAKTRFSNRANLAECVEEADLVIGAVLIPGAAAPKLVSAAMLKTMKKGAVLVDVAIDQGGCFETSHPTTHDDPTYIVDGIVHYCVANMPGAVARTSTYALNNVTLPHALRIADLGWKEALRADPHLREGLNVWNGQITYQAVAEALDLPFTPAEQAVR, translated from the coding sequence ATGATCGTAGGCACCGTCAGAGAGGTCAAGAATCACGAATATCGCGTCGGCCTGACGCCCGAAAGCGTGCATGAGCTGACCGCCCACGGCCATCGCGTGCTGGTGGAAAGCGGCGCGGGGGAGGGGATCGGTGCGCATGACGGCCTCTATGCCCGCGCCGGGGCGGAGATCGTGGACGACCCCGCCGCCATCTTCGCGGCGGCGGAAATGATCGTGAAGGTCAAGGAGCCCCAGCCGGAAGAACGCGCCCTGCTGCGCCCCGGCCAGATCCTCTACACCTATCTGCATCTGGCGCCCGATCCGGATCAGGCGCGGGATCTGATGGCGTCGGGCGCGATCGGCATCGCCTATGAAACGGTGACCGACGCCCATGGCGGTCTGCCGCTGCTGAAACCCATGAGCCAGGTCGCAGGACGCATGGCGATCCAGGCCGGGGCGACCGCGCTGGAAAAGGCGCATGGCGGACGGGGCGTGCTGCTGGGCGGGGTGCCCGGCGTCCTCCCGGCGAAGGTCGCGGTGATCGGCGGCGGCGTGGTCGGCTTCAACGCGGCGCAGATGGCGGCGGGCCTGGGCGCGGACGTCACCATCCTGGACCGCAGCCCGGAAGCGCTGGAACGGCTGGGCATCCATTTCGAGGCGCGGGCCAAGACGCGCTTTTCCAACCGCGCCAATCTGGCCGAATGCGTGGAGGAGGCGGACCTTGTGATCGGCGCGGTGCTGATCCCCGGCGCCGCCGCGCCCAAACTGGTGTCGGCGGCCATGCTGAAGACCATGAAGAAGGGCGCGGTGCTGGTCGACGTCGCCATCGACCAGGGCGGCTGCTTCGAAACCAGCCACCCCACCACCCATGACGACCCGACCTATATCGTGGACGGCATCGTCCATTATTGCGTCGCCAACATGCCCGGCGCGGTGGCGCGCACCAGCACCTACGCGCTCAACAACGTCACCCTGCCCCATGCGCTGCGCATCGCCGACCTGGGCTGGAAGGAAGCGCTGCGTGCCGACCCGCATCTGCGCGAAGGGCTGAACGTGTGGAACGGCCAGATCACCTACCAGGCCGTGGCGGAGGCGCTGGACCTCCCCTTCACTCCGGCGGAACAAGCCGTCCGCTAG
- the bla gene encoding class A beta-lactamase — MIDRRDFLSGIGVMLLSGCAGGRATTFDPIARLRAIEQAAGGRLGAFFLDTGSGQSFGWRADERFCHCSTFKLSLAAMALRESDAGRLDLKQMLPFGQSDIVAYSPVVERNLADGVLPILTLAEAVQVTSDNAAANVLMRRLGGPQALTRFWRGIGDDESRLDGYEPDINVIPPGTEENSTTPRAMAETVRRIVLGDVLRPHSRNRLRDWMAATKTGMNRIRAGIPADWRAFDKTGTGMRPGIGNKTNDLAILVPPNGGSPLVVTGYFETASFSENVRPTDEAVLKALGEVAVAWAG, encoded by the coding sequence ATGATCGATCGGCGCGACTTTCTATCTGGTATCGGCGTCATGCTCCTGTCCGGTTGTGCTGGCGGGCGAGCAACGACATTTGATCCGATCGCCCGCCTTCGCGCCATTGAACAGGCGGCGGGCGGCAGACTGGGAGCGTTCTTTCTCGATACCGGCAGCGGACAGAGCTTTGGCTGGCGCGCCGATGAGCGCTTCTGCCATTGTTCGACGTTCAAATTGTCGCTTGCGGCGATGGCGCTTCGAGAAAGCGATGCCGGTCGCCTCGACCTGAAGCAAATGCTCCCCTTCGGCCAGTCCGATATCGTCGCCTATTCGCCTGTCGTCGAAAGGAATCTTGCCGACGGCGTCTTGCCGATCCTGACGCTGGCCGAAGCCGTGCAGGTGACGAGCGACAATGCCGCTGCGAACGTGCTGATGCGTCGGCTTGGCGGACCGCAGGCATTGACGCGGTTCTGGCGCGGGATCGGGGATGATGAAAGTCGGCTTGACGGCTATGAGCCAGACATCAACGTCATACCGCCCGGCACCGAGGAGAACAGCACGACACCAAGGGCAATGGCCGAAACGGTACGGCGGATTGTGCTGGGCGACGTGCTTCGCCCGCACAGTCGAAACCGCCTGCGCGACTGGATGGCGGCAACGAAAACCGGAATGAACCGCATCAGGGCCGGAATTCCCGCGGATTGGCGCGCTTTCGATAAAACGGGCACTGGCATGCGCCCAGGCATCGGCAACAAGACCAACGACCTGGCTATCCTGGTTCCACCCAATGGTGGCAGCCCGTTGGTCGTGACTGGCTATTTCGAGACCGCGTCCTTCTCCGAAAATGTGCGTCCGACGGACGAAGCCGTTCTCAAAGCGCTCGGAGAGGTCGCGGTGGCCTGGGCAGGCTGA
- a CDS encoding NAD-dependent epimerase/dehydratase family protein: MTILVTGAAGFIGMAVADRLLSQGRAVFGIDNMNDYYPVSLKRDRIAALHERHGGLFTFAELDFADMDALQAALHDHPIDAIVHLGAQAGVRYSLINPHAYVRSNLAGHVNMLEVARERRVRHLVYASSSSVYGGNDTLPFRVEDRADHPVSLYAATKRADELMSETYAHLFRIPMTGLRFFTVYGPWGRPDMAMWIFTSKILAGDPIPVFNHGRMQRDFTYIDDIVSGVIGCLDHAPEDDGAAKAGGSRSPHRLYNIGNNRPEELMHLISVLEDACGRKAEIDFQPMQPGDVPATFADISAIAQDIGFAPTTGIETGVPRFVDWYRAYHKLG, from the coding sequence ATGACAATCCTCGTGACCGGCGCGGCCGGATTCATCGGCATGGCCGTCGCTGACCGTCTGTTGTCGCAGGGCCGGGCGGTGTTCGGCATCGACAATATGAACGACTATTACCCCGTCTCGCTGAAACGCGACCGGATCGCCGCCCTGCATGAACGCCATGGCGGCCTGTTCACCTTCGCGGAACTCGATTTCGCCGACATGGACGCGCTCCAGGCGGCGCTGCACGACCACCCCATCGACGCGATCGTCCATCTGGGCGCGCAGGCGGGCGTGCGCTATTCGCTGATCAACCCCCACGCCTATGTCCGCTCCAACCTCGCGGGCCATGTCAACATGCTGGAAGTGGCGCGGGAACGGCGGGTGCGGCACCTGGTCTACGCCTCCTCCTCCTCCGTCTATGGCGGCAACGACACGCTGCCCTTCCGCGTGGAGGACCGCGCCGACCACCCCGTCTCGCTCTACGCCGCCACCAAGCGGGCGGACGAACTGATGAGCGAAACCTACGCCCATCTCTTCCGCATTCCGATGACGGGCCTGCGCTTCTTCACCGTCTACGGTCCCTGGGGCCGCCCCGACATGGCGATGTGGATCTTCACATCGAAGATATTGGCGGGCGATCCGATCCCGGTGTTCAACCATGGCCGGATGCAGCGCGACTTCACCTATATAGACGACATCGTCAGCGGCGTGATCGGCTGCCTGGACCATGCGCCGGAGGATGACGGCGCGGCCAAGGCGGGGGGCAGCCGCTCGCCCCACCGGCTCTACAATATCGGCAACAACCGCCCCGAAGAATTGATGCACCTCATCTCCGTTCTGGAGGATGCCTGCGGGCGCAAGGCGGAAATCGACTTCCAGCCAATGCAGCCGGGGGACGTTCCCGCGACCTTCGCGGACATCAGCGCCATCGCGCAGGACATCGGCTTCGCGCCGACCACCGGCATCGAAACGGGCGTGCCGCGCTTCGTCGACTGGTATCGCGCCTATCACAAGCTGGGGTGA
- a CDS encoding KpsF/GutQ family sugar-phosphate isomerase, whose protein sequence is MSTVTKIVPFGSGGRIAESARRTLSIAAEGLNALEAKFADREFSANFLRMVGAIMNVRGRLIVTGIGKSGIVARKMTATLTSTGTPAIFLHPADAGHGDLGMVTPDDVVLMLSHSGESSELGPIIQYCKRFAIPLLGMTTRSHSTVAAASDICILMPNVKEACPNALAPTTSTTIQMAFGDALAISLMEMRGFSADDFHKFHPNGRLGAQLVKVRELMASGDDVPRVEEDASLLDATIEMTRARLGGTAVVNREGALIGAFTDGDLRRTVTGTRHMNEPVGRYMTAEPLSVGPEELASEALRLMHDHNITLLFICEKDRLVGALHMHDLLHAGVA, encoded by the coding sequence GTGTCGACAGTAACGAAGATCGTGCCATTCGGCTCAGGCGGACGGATCGCTGAATCCGCGCGCCGCACATTGTCCATCGCGGCGGAGGGGTTGAACGCCCTGGAAGCGAAATTCGCGGACCGGGAATTTTCCGCCAACTTCCTGCGCATGGTCGGCGCCATCATGAATGTCCGGGGCCGCCTGATCGTCACCGGCATCGGCAAGAGCGGCATCGTCGCGCGCAAGATGACGGCGACCCTCACCTCCACCGGCACGCCCGCCATCTTCCTGCACCCCGCGGACGCCGGTCATGGCGACCTGGGCATGGTGACGCCGGACGATGTCGTGCTGATGCTGTCCCATTCGGGCGAGTCCAGCGAACTCGGCCCCATCATCCAATATTGCAAGCGCTTCGCCATCCCCCTGCTGGGCATGACGACGCGCTCGCACAGCACGGTCGCGGCGGCGTCGGACATCTGCATCCTGATGCCGAACGTGAAGGAAGCCTGCCCCAACGCGCTGGCGCCGACCACCTCCACCACGATCCAGATGGCCTTTGGCGACGCGCTCGCCATTTCGCTGATGGAGATGCGGGGCTTTTCGGCGGACGATTTCCACAAATTCCACCCCAATGGCCGGCTCGGCGCGCAACTGGTCAAGGTGCGCGAACTCATGGCGTCGGGCGACGATGTGCCCCGCGTGGAGGAGGACGCCTCGCTGCTGGACGCCACCATCGAAATGACCCGCGCGCGCCTCGGCGGCACGGCGGTCGTCAACAGGGAAGGTGCGCTGATCGGCGCCTTCACCGACGGCGACCTGCGCCGCACTGTCACCGGCACCCGCCATATGAACGAACCGGTGGGCCGCTACATGACGGCAGAGCCGCTGTCGGTCGGGCCGGAGGAGCTGGCGTCCGAAGCCCTGCGCCTGATGCACGACCATAATATCACCCTCCTCTTCATCTGCGAAAAGGATCGTCTGGTCGGCGCGCTCCACATGCACGACCTGCTGCACGCGGGCGTCGCCTGA